ACACGCTGTCCCACTCTTTGTTCCTCAGAAGAACTTGGCCCCACTCCTGACAGGAAacctgaagaggagaggacaacGAATTGTTACTGCACGATGAATGCTGCCAGCTCCAAAAAGCCTCACAGGCTAAATTAGACGTGTGCTTTAGTGGTCTGCCATTCTACTGAacgtctaaaaaaaaaagcaacatccTTTTCATGCAGACAACAATTGAATGAGATACAAGTGAAATCTAATTTGACGGTTTTTCACATTCACCATCAGGCACCAGTGATACTCACTTTAAATGCCACCAGGTGAGGATACGCCTTCCTGTAGCAGTGAGCATCTCTGTTGGAGCCAAAGCGTGAGTACGGGATGGACCTGTAAACGTTCGCCTTCTTTAGCTGAAGGTCTTCCTGGAGATACTTCAAGTCTGAGGCCAGGACTCTGGGCTCTTggctctgagaaaaaaaatgcaacacaTGTCATGTTTCAGATTAGAGCATATGAGAAAAGGCATCGAGCAGAGCAGAATGTTTTACTCTCCTTTATGTGTGGAGAGAGTTCAATATGTATTTTACCATGTACACAAAACACCAAGTTGATTAATATTCAACGTTAGCCTATCTAATCAATTGTCCTTAAATTGAGATtatgtgtgctgctgttttttgCAGCCATACAAATGATTCATGCTGGAATTAACTTGTTTTTAATGCTATTAGATACTAAGCTTGTTGTTACCGAATACGACAGATGCTCGACTGATCTGTGAAACTCCAGGAAAGGCTCAATACCTGCTCAACCAAGATAAGGGATCTGATCAGCTGCACGAGCTGCTGTTTGGAGAGGGGGGTTTGGTGCTCGTCCATCTTCTCGCACTGCTCCTCTATTCTCCCAGTCCACACGCCGCTGATGGGCAAGTCCACTGCAAAACAAAGGGAGATGATCAGAACAGGCAACTTATCATAAACgagaacaaactcccaccacacgtCAGACATCTGCTAACATCAATTTTTAAAAACCATTATCTTctacttattttttatatattttgctAGTTTTATGCTTTTATCCTAAGACTTCGCTTCATTGCTAACATGTCTTTACTTTATTGTAGAGCACTTTGAGCAGCATTTTATGCATGATGTTGATTTTATATCTGCAGTATAAATAacttatattattgttatttgctGCAAGTatatcttatctttttttttagagGGTAGATGCAAGACATAGCAGCTCTGAACAATACTTTTTATGTAACTCATGCAATATTGAGCAACAGGTTTCACACTCACAT
The genomic region above belongs to Paralichthys olivaceus isolate ysfri-2021 chromosome 24, ASM2471397v2, whole genome shotgun sequence and contains:
- the LOC109638895 gene encoding uncharacterized protein isoform X3, with the protein product MAAVCPSRPALVEIPAPQPKIAARMRRSYLEILSARLAPAPLPRGRSAAATTRRVQSLDLPISGVWTGRIEEQCEKMDEHQTPLSKQQLVQLIRSLILVEQSQEPRVLASDLKYLQEDLQLKKANVYRSIPYSRFGSNRDAHCYRKAYPHLVAFKVSCQEWGQVLLRNKEWDSVLEHTLMAWRYTSELPQWDTANHNAIREQCYSILAAHSLTALQHYRPDTNRGSELLRSSHH